A segment of the Planctomycetota bacterium genome:
GCTCCCGCTGAAGCTCGCCCGCCGACCGCGTCAGTTCCTCCGGCGAGAAGTACTGGCGCGAGCGGTCCTTGCCGTACTTTTCCCGCACCTCGGGAAACTGGATTCGAATGAGCGGCTTCGACTTGTAGACTTCCGGCTGCGCGGCCATCCGGATCACGGACTCCACGGGATGCGCGCTCGGAAAGACCTCCACGAACGCTCCGTCCGGCCCCTTGAATCCGCGGAAGTTCTCCTTGCCGGTCAGTTCGTGCAGAAGCTCCCGGGCCTGCGTATCGAGCGGCTTGTGCCTTCCGCCGTCGAGTACCGCCACCGAAGCCAGCGTGTCGAAGTCGAATCCCGGACTGGCCGGTTCGCGGCGGGAGCACGAAGCCAGGAGAGCCAGAAACGACAGGGCGGCGAGCGACTTCCTCATAGCGGTTATCCTAACGGCCTTTCGGGGACGCGTTCAATCGTTTCCACGGCGAAGTCCTTCTCCTTCCGGACCACGTAGGCCATCGCGATCTCGGGATCGTGCTCGAACACGTTCACCCACCGTTCCGCCGCGATCCGTTCGAGAAGCCGCGCCTTGAGGGCCGCCACTTCCGCGGGATAGAGGTCATAGCCCATCACCCACGCGGGACGGACGTGCCGGGTCGTGGGCAGAAGGTCCGCCCAATAAATCGCCTTGCGACCGCCGCTTTCGAGTTCCACCACCTGGTGGTGCCCGCAGTGCCCGCCGCTCCGGCGGACACGCACGCCCGGCGCAAGTTCCTCCTCACCCCGAACGAAACGCACCCGGCCCTCCTCCCGCAGGGGCACGAAGTCCTCCTGCATATAACTTCCCCGCGTGCGCGGATTCGGGTCGAGCGCCTCCTCCCAGGTTCCTTCCTGGACGACGTACACGGCCTTCGGAAACGCCGGCACGAAGGCCTCCCCCCGCCGGACCGTGGCTCCTCCGGCATGGTCGAAGTGGAGGTGCGAAAGAACCACGAAATCGATGTCCTCGGGCCCCACTCCCGCGGCGGCCAGGCTTTCCTCCAGGCGCGGCGGCTGCTCGACTCCATAAAGCTCCAGGAACTTCCCCGACCGCTTCGAGGCGCCGATGCCCGTGTCGACCAGAACGTTGACCCGTCCCGTCTTGACCAGAAGCGCCGTCAGGGAGAGCCGCACCCGGTTGCGATCGTCCGGTGGCAGGACCTTTTCCCAGAGGGGCTTCGGCACGATTCCGAACATCGCGCCTCCGTCCAGGCGGAAGAACCCGTCGCTGATGGCGTGCAGCTCGAAGTCGCCGAGCTTGTGCATGCGTCCTCCCGCTCAGGCGGTCTGCGTCAGAAGCAGCACCGTCAGCCCCGCCGTGTTGAGAAGCCAGGAGCACGCCAGGAGCTGGCCCACCTGTCCCGCCCGTCCGGGCCGGGCCTGCACCGTGGGCCGCGCGCCCAGGTAGAAAAGATACCCGACCGCCGCCGCCAGCACCGCCGCCGCCGTCGCCGGCCCCGTCCAGGGCAGCCGGAACGCCCAGGCCACCAGTCCCGCCCCCAGCGCCGCCCCTCCCGCCAGCATCGCCAGCGGCCGTGCCAGGGGTCGCGCCGGCCGAACGGCCGCCCATCCCTGCGCCTGCAGGATCATGATCGCCAGCCCCAGGACGTCCAGGCCGAGCACCGCGCCCACAACGGCCAGCATCGGCCACTCCGCCATGCCCACGAGAAGGAACCCGGCGAGCGTTCCGGACGTGCCGAGCGCCAGGTACCCCAGCTGGGCCGCGCTCGAAAGCGGCGGGTCCGAGGCCCCCACCATGCCTTGCATCAGGCGCATGAGGAACCGGCGCAGATAGAACATGTAAATGGAACCGGAGATCGTGATGAGCACTCCCAGGTAGACGATCTTCTTGCCGGGGTCCCGCGATACCTGAAAAATGCTCACCCAGCGGCCGTCGGAATCGCGGCTGTACTGAGCCTGGTAGAAGACCACGCCCCGGTAGTCCAGAGGATCGTTCACCTTGACGGTTTCCTTGAAGGACACCCCCCCGCGCGCGTGGTCGATCACCTCGATGTCGCTCTCGAAGCTCTGGGCCTGGCTTGTGCCCGGATGGTCCACCTTCCGGAACGCCAGCAGGCGCACCTCCAGGCCGAAGGCGTCCCGCTGCTTGCCCGTAAACCGTAGCCGCACGCTGCGGTCCGGCAGCTCCAGCGTGCGGGGCTCGCGCCAGAACACCCATCCGCCGCGCTCCCCGGAAGAACCGCGCAAACGCACGTAGAGGGCCGGAAACTTGTCGGGATCGTCCTTCTGGATTTCCCGGGGCACCGGAACCTTCTCCGCGCGCGGGAGATACCGGTTCATCCGGAACTCCAGCCGCATCGGCATGAACGGGTACCGCACGAGCGTTCCCGGCGTATAGTCGCCGATCTCCGGGGACGCCCCCCGCCGGCTCATGAAGACGTACTTCCATCCGGACGGCAGGCGGACGAAGAACACCGCCGAGACCGCCACGCCGTCCTTGAATCGCTCGGTGAACTCGCGAAACTTCTCCTCGCTCATCTGCTGGAGGACGAGCATCTCGAGGCCGCCTACGCCCTCGCTGATCCCCTCCGTAATCCACTGGGTGCCGCTCGACTGGCCCTCGAAGAAATATTCGATCTCGGCCGCCGGCTGGCCGCCCTCGGGCACCTCTTCGAACGCCGGATACTTGGGCGGCTTGAATTCCGTGTGCGGGAGATACCGGTCGATGAAGACGGTCAGATCCTCCTCGGCGATCCGCCAGACCTTGCGGGGCTCGGACGGCCGGTACAGGTTCTCCTCGATCGCGTGCTCGTACCGGCGGTCCCCGGACGTTTCCACCACGAGCGTCCGCACGTCCTCGAGCTCGAAGAACCGATCGGTCTCCCCCTCCCGGATCCGCATTTGCCCGTATTCTTTCCAGTTGTAGCTCATCCAGGAGCCGAGCATGATCGTGAAGACGCCCGCGTGCGTGCAGAGGAAGCCCCACATCCACACCTTGTAAGGCCGGCGCATGAGCGTGCAGGTCACGAGGTTGACCACGAGCAGCCCCATGAGCACGTTGAACGCCGGCTGATAGACGTCCTTGCGGATGGCGCCGGTCGACTCGTCCAGGCCCCACTTGCTGCT
Coding sequences within it:
- a CDS encoding MBL fold metallo-hydrolase, which codes for MHKLGDFELHAISDGFFRLDGGAMFGIVPKPLWEKVLPPDDRNRVRLSLTALLVKTGRVNVLVDTGIGASKRSGKFLELYGVEQPPRLEESLAAAGVGPEDIDFVVLSHLHFDHAGGATVRRGEAFVPAFPKAVYVVQEGTWEEALDPNPRTRGSYMQEDFVPLREEGRVRFVRGEEELAPGVRVRRSGGHCGHHQVVELESGGRKAIYWADLLPTTRHVRPAWVMGYDLYPAEVAALKARLLERIAAERWVNVFEHDPEIAMAYVVRKEKDFAVETIERVPERPLG
- a CDS encoding cytochrome c biogenesis protein ResB, with translation MTSSPRPKDWTRHPVTRFLGSLWLLLPLLVLMLLVLVGSSKWGLDESTGAIRKDVYQPAFNVLMGLLVVNLVTCTLMRRPYKVWMWGFLCTHAGVFTIMLGSWMSYNWKEYGQMRIREGETDRFFELEDVRTLVVETSGDRRYEHAIEENLYRPSEPRKVWRIAEEDLTVFIDRYLPHTEFKPPKYPAFEEVPEGGQPAAEIEYFFEGQSSGTQWITEGISEGVGGLEMLVLQQMSEEKFREFTERFKDGVAVSAVFFVRLPSGWKYVFMSRRGASPEIGDYTPGTLVRYPFMPMRLEFRMNRYLPRAEKVPVPREIQKDDPDKFPALYVRLRGSSGERGGWVFWREPRTLELPDRSVRLRFTGKQRDAFGLEVRLLAFRKVDHPGTSQAQSFESDIEVIDHARGGVSFKETVKVNDPLDYRGVVFYQAQYSRDSDGRWVSIFQVSRDPGKKIVYLGVLITISGSIYMFYLRRFLMRLMQGMVGASDPPLSSAAQLGYLALGTSGTLAGFLLVGMAEWPMLAVVGAVLGLDVLGLAIMILQAQGWAAVRPARPLARPLAMLAGGAALGAGLVAWAFRLPWTGPATAAAVLAAAVGYLFYLGARPTVQARPGRAGQVGQLLACSWLLNTAGLTVLLLTQTA